Proteins encoded together in one Bradyrhizobium sp. CB82 window:
- a CDS encoding N-formylglutamate amidohydrolase has translation MEVNAQKGKVDQPKPYSSGSEVIMEEWIAVLRAADAAARWHVHQRRKGAAQEPYINHLLEVASLAADATHGRDPELVIAALLHDAIEDQEVPSELIAREFGTRVAALVAEVTDDKSLDKVERKRLQVEHAPNKSDAAKIIKLADKTSNVRAIGFAPSPDWSVKRRLEYIDWAKRSFKVFGASARGSRNSSIAPSRKPSGPWPSRNRGPEDARGGMSPHLILHIPHSSRLIPPEERVQLAPDDRTLALELLRMTDAFTDDLFAPTEFEAARVVFPVSRLVCDVERFPEDADEPMALRGMGAIYVRTTDGRPLREHLTPAERARLIETWYRPHHQRLTQSVEQAIADGKTCVIVDCHSFSSRPLPHEPDQDPVRPDICIGTDDWHTPVQLRDALVAAASAGGFSVLVDPTIRRRSGPCNTLPAGAEGPGHHDRDQSTALYG, from the coding sequence ATGGAGGTCAACGCGCAAAAAGGCAAAGTCGATCAGCCGAAACCGTATAGTAGTGGTTCAGAGGTTATTATGGAGGAATGGATTGCGGTGTTGAGGGCTGCTGACGCGGCGGCGCGATGGCACGTTCACCAGCGACGAAAGGGCGCAGCGCAGGAGCCCTACATTAACCACTTGCTCGAAGTCGCAAGCCTTGCGGCTGACGCTACACATGGCCGAGATCCTGAGCTGGTCATTGCAGCCCTCTTGCATGATGCCATCGAAGACCAGGAGGTTCCCTCCGAACTCATCGCGCGGGAGTTCGGGACCAGGGTTGCTGCACTCGTTGCGGAAGTGACGGACGACAAATCACTCGACAAGGTGGAGCGGAAACGGCTGCAAGTCGAGCACGCGCCCAATAAGAGTGACGCAGCAAAGATCATCAAGCTCGCAGACAAGACCAGTAACGTGCGCGCGATTGGGTTTGCCCCCTCTCCCGACTGGTCGGTCAAACGCCGGCTCGAATATATCGACTGGGCCAAGAGGTCGTTCAAAGTCTTCGGGGCGTCTGCCCGTGGCTCGAGGAACAGTTCGATCGCGCCGTCGAGGAAGCCGAGCGGTCCTTGGCCGTCCCGAAATCGCGGGCCTGAGGACGCCAGGGGCGGCATGTCACCACATCTCATTCTCCACATCCCCCACAGTTCTCGGCTCATTCCGCCCGAAGAGAGGGTCCAACTTGCTCCGGACGATCGGACGCTGGCGCTGGAGTTGCTCCGCATGACGGATGCGTTCACAGACGACCTGTTCGCGCCCACAGAGTTCGAAGCTGCAAGGGTGGTCTTTCCAGTCAGCCGTCTGGTCTGCGACGTCGAGCGATTTCCCGAGGACGCGGACGAACCGATGGCGTTGCGGGGCATGGGCGCTATTTATGTGAGAACAACCGATGGACGGCCTTTGCGCGAGCACCTGACGCCTGCCGAGCGGGCTCGCCTCATCGAAACCTGGTACCGCCCCCATCATCAGAGGCTCACACAATCGGTGGAGCAGGCGATCGCCGACGGGAAGACCTGTGTCATCGTCGATTGCCACAGCTTTTCGTCGCGACCTCTGCCGCATGAACCCGACCAGGACCCGGTCCGACCTGACATCTGCATCGGGACTGACGACTGGCATACGCCCGTACAACTGCGCGACGCTTTGGTTGCCGCGGCATCCGCTGGCGGGTTCTCGGTCCTCGTCGACCCGACCATTCGCCGGCGCTCTGGTCCCTGCAACACACTACCGGCGGGAGCCGAAGGTCCGGGCCATCATGATCGAGATCAATCGACGGCTTTATATGGATGA
- a CDS encoding BREX protein BrxB domain-containing protein → MSDLEQRIRQSLEPVLELPDPRQRISAYHDMPYALFRYNPEEEFELRKEVTLLETRLSQKGKRIKRISLAECLDEAMRSQRPLEEWFLAEREQGVETIVETVHSVLSEYSPLVDLVAARMPETPDPLSDVVFILRTGALFPVYRTFSLLEQLKGRVSVPTVLFYPGDLDGAAGLRFMGVLDAEHNYRPKIF, encoded by the coding sequence ATGAGCGACCTCGAACAGCGCATCAGACAGAGCCTCGAGCCCGTTCTGGAGCTCCCGGATCCGCGACAACGGATCAGCGCGTATCACGATATGCCTTATGCCCTTTTCCGCTACAATCCCGAGGAAGAATTTGAACTGCGGAAGGAAGTGACGCTGCTCGAAACTCGCCTTTCTCAGAAGGGCAAGCGCATCAAACGCATATCGCTGGCCGAGTGTCTGGATGAGGCGATGCGATCACAGCGTCCGCTCGAAGAATGGTTTCTTGCGGAGCGAGAGCAAGGCGTCGAGACCATCGTCGAGACGGTCCACTCTGTGCTCTCTGAGTATTCGCCGCTGGTCGATCTCGTTGCGGCGCGGATGCCGGAGACACCAGACCCCCTGAGTGACGTCGTCTTCATTCTACGGACGGGTGCCCTGTTTCCGGTCTACCGCACTTTCTCGCTACTGGAGCAGCTTAAGGGGCGCGTGAGTGTCCCGACCGTTCTCTTCTACCCCGGCGATCTCGATGGCGCGGCCGGCCTGCGTTTTATGGGGGTGCTCGATGCCGAGCACAATTACCGGCCAAAGATCTTCTGA
- the brxC gene encoding BREX system P-loop protein BrxC, producing the protein MTAQMPIKTLFANDIHRRIEEVIKVDQTDEEIIRDEIDEYVVTQAIRSHYTNIFDAYQATPNKPHEGIAIWVSGFFGSGKSSFAKMLGLSIANRVFAGQPAAERFAERAGDNKLSVLLKAINEKIPTHAVIFDVSTDRGIRSGNQTLTEIMYGLFLQSLGYAKDLDLSELEIGLEEKGQLDRFEEEYKRLFKKDWAAEKGKVAFALSEASRVLNSLDPETYPMADSWVKAVKNKADITPGKLAERAGELMQRRQPGRSLMFVVDEVGQFVARDVQKMLDLQAIVQSLGVKGRGKLWVVVTSQEKLGELVSGLDDKKIELARLMDRFPLQVHLEPSDISEVTSRRVLSKNAAAQTALGKRFEEHRGRLTEHTRLTADIKLPEVTRDNFVDLYPLLPYQIELIIQVVSGLRTQGGASKHVGGANRTIIKLAQQLLINPAVNLADAPLGALVRLDQVYDLVEGNISSEVRAKIAAIAKELNHPLAQPVAKAICLLQYVKSVHRSPENIAAALHPDVGADSQLAAVKEALRELEAAHKVRHGDDGYRIPTPAEDDWERLRNGISPKPGDSHRLYSEVLSAFWQPQPSHILFDTKTFKAGLAIHGRELVSGDIIFQLHLAEDGKDFDSLAAELRTRSQQERKHIFWAIALTDTIDRETVELFRSKEMLARKERETKAEDTPALIAEERVRQRRHNDELRRLLRAACLSGRIYFRGNDRSLGDRATDVGKTAAEVLGQVLPEVFDRFGEAAAKAADVKKGTDALFTAENLQGLPTVFGGLGLLRDEKGKTVFRAESGPLKEVLARIEERANYGDTASGRYLTDEFAKEPFGWEFEVVRLLVLSLLRAGKIEATSKGQTLDTVTSVEARDTFSNNNLFRQASFRPRKGIEFEELVKASEAFRDTFGSEVKELNASAIVAELRKEVTRHEDTVSSALAMLTAHRLPGGAVLDSAIGQMKAILRGSEDNAIATFNTSHRSIKDAIKRAVELEQVLSEPRLHDLERARKAQSSLWNFLNQEADIADDLRGWAMALEDLLARETFFKELPSIEQHTKAIETEYARRFDEALEARVTAYTKAFGELVKSPGWSEVDQDERRLLAEPFERGQKRDAEHVPIPQLRADRDACEGRLRVAIAELLRIIDGERVVAVSVSGYFAGGIETEEQLDAALDGVREECARLIGAGKKVIVQ; encoded by the coding sequence ATGACTGCTCAGATGCCCATCAAGACGCTCTTCGCGAACGACATCCATCGTCGTATTGAGGAAGTTATCAAGGTCGACCAGACGGATGAGGAGATCATCCGGGACGAAATCGACGAGTACGTCGTCACCCAGGCGATCCGTTCGCACTACACCAACATTTTCGACGCTTATCAAGCAACGCCAAACAAGCCTCACGAGGGCATCGCGATTTGGGTTTCCGGTTTTTTCGGCTCTGGCAAGTCGAGCTTTGCCAAGATGCTCGGGCTCTCGATCGCCAATCGCGTCTTCGCAGGCCAACCCGCCGCCGAGCGTTTTGCCGAGCGTGCAGGTGACAACAAGCTTTCCGTTCTGCTCAAGGCGATCAACGAGAAGATCCCTACCCACGCTGTTATCTTCGACGTCTCGACGGATCGCGGGATTCGCAGCGGTAACCAGACTCTCACGGAAATCATGTATGGGCTCTTTTTGCAGAGTCTTGGCTACGCGAAGGATCTGGACTTATCCGAGCTCGAGATCGGACTTGAGGAGAAGGGTCAACTCGATCGTTTTGAGGAAGAGTACAAACGGCTCTTCAAGAAAGATTGGGCCGCCGAGAAGGGAAAGGTTGCATTCGCCCTCTCGGAGGCGAGTCGCGTCTTGAACAGCTTGGATCCCGAGACATATCCGATGGCGGACTCCTGGGTAAAAGCCGTCAAGAATAAGGCGGACATCACGCCCGGCAAGCTCGCAGAACGCGCCGGCGAGCTCATGCAGCGCCGCCAGCCTGGCCGCTCACTTATGTTTGTAGTCGATGAAGTTGGTCAGTTCGTTGCGCGTGACGTCCAGAAGATGCTCGACCTGCAAGCGATCGTCCAAAGCCTTGGCGTCAAGGGCCGTGGCAAGCTCTGGGTGGTCGTGACCTCGCAAGAGAAGCTTGGCGAACTGGTCAGCGGGTTGGACGACAAGAAGATTGAGCTTGCGCGCTTGATGGATCGGTTTCCGCTGCAAGTGCATCTCGAGCCGTCCGACATTTCCGAGGTGACCAGCCGCCGCGTTCTCTCGAAGAACGCCGCGGCTCAGACCGCCCTCGGTAAGCGCTTCGAAGAGCATCGTGGTCGCCTCACCGAGCACACGCGGCTCACGGCTGATATCAAGCTCCCGGAGGTCACGCGCGATAACTTCGTCGATCTCTATCCCCTGCTACCCTACCAGATCGAACTCATCATTCAGGTCGTGTCGGGTCTGCGGACGCAGGGCGGCGCCAGCAAGCACGTTGGCGGTGCGAACCGTACTATTATCAAGCTCGCACAACAGCTCTTGATCAATCCGGCGGTAAATCTCGCCGACGCACCGCTCGGCGCGCTCGTGCGCCTCGACCAGGTCTATGATCTCGTCGAGGGGAATATCAGCTCCGAAGTGCGCGCGAAGATCGCGGCAATCGCGAAGGAGCTGAACCATCCACTCGCTCAGCCCGTAGCGAAAGCGATCTGTCTGCTCCAGTACGTGAAGAGTGTTCACCGCAGCCCCGAGAACATTGCGGCTGCGCTCCATCCGGACGTGGGAGCCGATTCCCAGCTAGCGGCGGTAAAGGAGGCGCTGCGAGAGCTCGAGGCCGCACACAAGGTTCGTCACGGCGATGATGGCTATCGCATACCGACACCCGCCGAGGACGACTGGGAACGGCTCAGGAACGGTATCAGTCCCAAGCCCGGTGACTCGCACCGCCTGTACTCAGAGGTGCTGTCCGCGTTCTGGCAGCCGCAGCCCTCCCACATACTCTTTGACACCAAGACGTTCAAGGCAGGCCTCGCCATTCACGGCCGCGAGTTGGTGAGCGGTGATATTATCTTCCAGCTCCATCTCGCAGAGGATGGGAAAGACTTCGATTCGCTTGCCGCCGAACTTCGCACGCGCAGCCAGCAGGAGCGCAAGCACATCTTCTGGGCCATCGCACTGACCGACACTATCGACCGCGAGACGGTCGAGCTTTTCCGCTCGAAGGAGATGCTCGCACGCAAGGAGCGGGAAACAAAGGCCGAAGACACTCCTGCGCTCATCGCTGAGGAGCGCGTTCGTCAGCGACGCCATAACGATGAGCTGCGCAGGCTCCTCCGTGCGGCCTGTCTCTCGGGACGCATCTACTTCCGGGGTAACGACCGCAGTCTAGGCGATCGAGCCACCGACGTGGGAAAGACCGCGGCAGAAGTGCTTGGACAGGTGTTGCCAGAGGTGTTCGACCGCTTTGGGGAAGCGGCGGCGAAGGCCGCCGACGTCAAGAAGGGCACAGATGCGCTCTTCACTGCGGAGAACCTTCAGGGTCTGCCGACGGTCTTCGGGGGCCTGGGCCTACTCCGTGACGAGAAGGGCAAGACCGTTTTCCGCGCCGAAAGCGGGCCGCTTAAGGAGGTCCTTGCTCGCATAGAGGAGCGGGCAAACTACGGTGACACTGCGAGTGGTCGATACCTTACCGATGAGTTCGCCAAGGAGCCCTTCGGCTGGGAGTTCGAGGTCGTGCGCCTTCTCGTCCTGTCGCTACTTCGCGCCGGCAAGATCGAGGCTACGAGCAAGGGTCAGACGCTTGACACCGTGACCAGCGTCGAAGCGCGCGATACCTTCTCGAACAACAATCTGTTTCGGCAGGCGTCCTTTCGACCAAGAAAGGGCATCGAGTTTGAGGAGTTAGTGAAGGCCTCGGAGGCCTTCCGCGACACGTTCGGCAGCGAGGTCAAGGAGCTGAACGCAAGCGCAATAGTGGCCGAGCTCCGCAAGGAGGTCACTCGCCACGAGGACACGGTCTCCTCCGCTCTCGCGATGCTCACCGCGCATCGCCTGCCCGGTGGAGCGGTGCTCGACTCCGCCATCGGCCAGATGAAGGCGATCCTGCGAGGTTCGGAGGATAACGCCATCGCGACCTTCAATACGAGCCACCGCTCCATCAAGGACGCCATAAAGCGCGCCGTCGAGCTCGAGCAAGTGCTGTCCGAGCCCCGTCTCCACGACCTGGAGCGAGCACGAAAGGCGCAGTCGAGCCTCTGGAACTTCTTGAACCAGGAGGCAGATATAGCCGACGACCTGCGCGGGTGGGCGATGGCTCTCGAGGACCTCCTCGCCCGTGAGACTTTCTTCAAGGAGCTGCCGTCGATCGAGCAGCATACGAAGGCCATCGAGACGGAGTATGCGCGCCGCTTCGACGAGGCGCTTGAAGCACGCGTCACGGCGTACACCAAAGCCTTTGGCGAGCTTGTCAAGTCCCCGGGTTGGTCAGAGGTCGACCAGGATGAACGGCGCCTCCTCGCTGAGCCATTCGAACGCGGGCAGAAGCGCGATGCGGAGCACGTGCCCATCCCGCAGCTCCGGGCCGACCGCGATGCATGCGAGGGGCGACTCCGTGTAGCCATCGCGGAGCTTCTGCGCATCATCGACGGCGAGCGCGTCGTCGCAGTGAGTGTCAGCGGCTACTTTGCTGGCGGCATAGAGACCGAAGAGCAACTTGATGCGGCGCTCGATGGGGTTCGTGAGGAATGTGCGCGTCTTATCGGCGCGGGCAAGAAAGTCATCGTTCAGTAG
- a CDS encoding BrxA family protein, with product MTARSKANIVSSFTIIKGAMIEETYAVFSAWDFDRSKRENLDRLRAENFIGAGSATWLRDVAKVLNRRFDPGGRDQPLVMLAKRGVSLDEWKPLLLWHMTRDEFLVRDFLETWLFSAYEAGTLRVRSEEVEAYVGSIGNRGGTVEHTWSEETTKRVAAGLLKIAVDFGLLRGSTAKEFASYHLPEQSFLYLLHAMRDEKLNPSKVLASKEWHLFLMNSLDVEHELLRLHQFRKLDYQVAGSLVQLSLPCTSTREYAERMVA from the coding sequence ATGACTGCGCGCTCCAAGGCGAACATTGTGTCGTCGTTCACCATAATCAAGGGAGCGATGATTGAGGAAACCTACGCTGTCTTCTCTGCCTGGGATTTCGATCGCTCTAAGCGCGAGAACCTTGATCGCCTTAGGGCAGAGAACTTCATCGGTGCTGGTAGCGCGACATGGCTCAGGGACGTCGCCAAAGTGCTGAACCGCAGGTTTGATCCAGGCGGACGCGATCAACCCCTCGTCATGCTGGCCAAGCGTGGCGTCTCGCTTGATGAGTGGAAGCCGCTTCTCCTCTGGCACATGACGCGCGACGAGTTCCTGGTCCGCGACTTCCTTGAGACGTGGCTGTTTAGTGCTTATGAGGCAGGCACCTTGCGCGTGCGATCTGAAGAAGTCGAAGCGTACGTCGGTAGCATCGGCAATCGCGGAGGAACCGTCGAGCACACCTGGTCCGAGGAGACGACAAAGCGGGTCGCGGCGGGCCTGCTCAAGATCGCCGTCGACTTCGGGCTTTTGCGCGGATCGACCGCGAAGGAGTTCGCCTCCTATCACTTGCCGGAGCAAAGCTTCTTGTATCTGCTGCACGCGATGCGCGACGAGAAGCTCAACCCTAGCAAGGTTCTCGCTTCCAAGGAATGGCACCTGTTCCTCATGAATTCTCTCGACGTCGAGCATGAGCTCCTCAGGCTACACCAGTTTAGAAAGCTTGATTATCAGGTCGCTGGCAGTCTCGTGCAGCTGTCCCTGCCGTGCACAAGCACCCGCGAATACGCAGAGAGGATGGTTGCATGA
- the rlmB gene encoding 23S rRNA (guanosine(2251)-2'-O)-methyltransferase RlmB, which produces MNDRKFAQRPRRGGAKPFNKGPKSVSRTSWRDRDSHPDGPVILYGWHTVTMALQNPERRIRKLTLTENAARRLAEENIETRIAPEIVRPQEIDRLLSPDAVHQGLLAEADALPSPDIETLEQQGMVLVLDQITDPHNVGAILRSAAAFAVKAIVTTARHSPEATGVLAKAASGALELVPIVTVQNLARALTALNERGFQTVGLDSQGSEDLSEVALREPLALVLGAEGKGLRQLTRETCSVVARLDMPGEIKSLNVSNAAVLSLYVGASRLGLMKR; this is translated from the coding sequence ATGAACGATCGCAAATTTGCTCAAAGACCCCGGCGCGGCGGGGCTAAGCCCTTCAACAAGGGCCCAAAATCGGTGTCCCGCACCTCCTGGCGCGACCGCGACTCGCACCCCGACGGACCGGTCATCCTCTATGGCTGGCACACCGTCACGATGGCGCTCCAAAACCCCGAACGGCGGATCCGCAAGCTCACGCTGACAGAGAATGCGGCCCGCCGTCTCGCCGAGGAGAACATCGAGACCCGCATCGCCCCCGAGATCGTCCGTCCCCAGGAGATCGACCGGCTGCTGTCGCCCGATGCCGTCCACCAGGGCCTGCTGGCGGAGGCCGATGCCCTGCCCTCGCCTGACATCGAGACCCTGGAGCAGCAAGGCATGGTGCTGGTGCTCGACCAGATCACCGACCCTCACAATGTCGGCGCGATCCTGCGCTCGGCCGCGGCCTTTGCCGTGAAGGCGATCGTCACCACCGCGCGCCACAGTCCCGAGGCGACCGGCGTGCTCGCGAAAGCCGCTTCCGGCGCGCTCGAGCTCGTGCCGATCGTGACCGTGCAAAATCTCGCCCGCGCGCTGACCGCGCTCAACGAGCGCGGCTTCCAGACCGTCGGCCTCGACAGCCAAGGCAGCGAGGATCTCTCCGAGGTCGCTTTGCGCGAGCCGCTTGCGCTGGTGCTCGGCGCCGAGGGCAAAGGTCTGCGGCAATTGACGCGCGAGACATGCAGCGTGGTGGCGAGGCTCGACATGCCCGGCGAGATCAAGAGTCTCAACGTCTCCAACGCCGCCGTGCTGTCGCTGTATGTCGGCGCGAGCCGGCTCGGGCTGATGAAGCGCTGA
- a CDS encoding BrxE family protein, with product MERPKISFEKMLKLRTLVARFGELDVARWWNSNGQLGRLGAVVLRRGFPRTYRFAQARSVFAIAAQRCDEVFNPPGCVTLWKLPDAIEEEFDARWEQWLDRASEWNSFFDRVETLGSTDLVELLRTFELVSDAELDAYARLRRSAEGRAVPLPAVFGGTDSDIALLALGFARSEPAAVAVPYAKRPDA from the coding sequence ATGGAGCGCCCAAAGATTAGTTTCGAGAAAATGCTCAAGCTTCGCACGTTAGTCGCCCGATTTGGTGAGCTTGACGTTGCTCGATGGTGGAACAGCAATGGTCAATTGGGTCGACTGGGCGCGGTGGTGTTACGCCGCGGCTTCCCACGCACTTACCGTTTCGCGCAGGCTCGTTCGGTGTTTGCCATTGCTGCGCAGAGATGTGACGAAGTCTTTAACCCGCCAGGCTGCGTGACGCTGTGGAAGTTGCCTGATGCCATCGAAGAAGAGTTCGACGCGCGATGGGAGCAATGGCTTGATCGGGCAAGCGAGTGGAATTCATTCTTCGATCGAGTTGAAACTCTCGGCAGCACCGATCTAGTCGAACTTCTGCGAACGTTCGAACTGGTTTCTGATGCCGAGCTTGATGCTTATGCGCGTCTCCGTCGGTCTGCGGAAGGGCGCGCGGTGCCGTTGCCTGCAGTCTTTGGTGGAACAGATTCGGACATTGCATTGCTTGCTCTTGGCTTCGCGCGCAGCGAGCCGGCAGCTGTGGCTGTTCCGTACGCCAAGAGACCAGACGCATGA